The Coturnix japonica isolate 7356 chromosome 15, Coturnix japonica 2.1, whole genome shotgun sequence genome segment CAGCCAGAAGCACTCTGCTGTGCCTGGGAGCACTATTTTGCATTAAGCAGTATCCATCGCATTTGGGAGGAGGccagaagcaaagcaggaggGATACAAGCTGATCATAACATTGCCTATGTTATAGGGAGCAGCCTCAGATAAAGTGGGGAATTTGCATTCCTATAGCATTCCTCTGAACATGGAAGACCTCTGAGGACAGAGGAAGGGtccatcccaccccatgccAGTGATAGCCCCCATGTCCCTGCATTGGGTGGCCAGGAGCTAATGCTGTACCCTCTCCCAGCAGGACAAAGCGAACTATTCCATGTGCTCAGGGTCAAGGCTGGAGGCTGCTCTGGCTGCCAAGGACCGGGAGATCCTACGGCTCCTGAAGGACATCCAACACCTCCAGAGCTCGCTACAGGAGCTGGAGGAATCCTCCGCCAACCAGATTGCTGAGCTAGAAGGACAGCTGGCCTCCAAGAATGAAGCCATTGAGGTGTGGGGGCTTGGGTGGGCACAGGGTGGGCACTGATCTGACTGTGTTGGCTTCACACCATGAGTGTGTCCTCCACAGAAGCTGGAGGAGAAGCTCCAGGCTCAAGCAGACTATGAGGAGATCAAGACAGAGCTGAGGTAGGCTTGCTCCCGCGGTTGGGTGCTGCGAGGCCACATCCCCCACCTCACCACCCCTCGTTTCTCCCCCAGCATCCTGAAGGCCATGAAGGTGGCATCCGCCAGCTGCAGCCTGCCCCAGGCAAGTGCCGTGGCACGGGCCCGGCGTCCTGGTGGGATGCGGGAGGTCTACTGGCCCTGCCAGAGCCCTGCCACCCCAGCCCACCGCTGCTTTGCCCCTTGCAGGGCATATCAAAGCCAGAGgactccctgctgctggggaaggaagcATTCTACCCACAACAGAAGTACCTGCTGGAGAAGCCCAGCCTGATGGCCAGCACTGGTAGGGTAATGGTGGTCACACATTACCTCATGTGGCATAAATTGTAGAAGCGTTGGTTGGAAGAGGCCCTTAAattcatcaaatccaaccatcaacttAATTCTACCAAGACCttcactaaaccatgtctgtAAGAGTCATGTCTGCACATACattgtagaatcatggaatggtttggttggaagggatcattGGGCGCCTCCATAGatagggcacccacagctctgggcagcactgccagggccaCAGCACCCTTCAAGTGAAGAAATCCCTCCTAACATCAGGTCTAGATCTCccctctttcattttaaaaccattccccctcgTCCTGTTACTATCAGACTGAGtacatatatactttttaaCATTTATGTCCATAATCAATCTGTGCCCAACCACTTGCTTGCTTCTCTATGTGGACTCTGATGTAGTCAAAGTTATGATGTCCACCATAGCTTGCAGGCACTGGGGTTGGATCCTGGCCCTCAGAAAGAGcctggagatgggatgggggatTCCTGTctagggaaactgaggcaggagTGCCTAGCTGGCAGGACTATAGTGCGTGTCTATCTCTCTCATTCATCTCTAGAGGAGGATCCCTCTGAAGACGAGTCAGGGAAGGACCCACTGGGCATGGAACAGGCGTTCCCatccccccagcagctcccacagccgCCAGCTGATGAGCCagcctctcctgctcctctcccagctgTACCTGGCCCTGGCCTGGCTCCTGAAGGCCCCCGGACGTTCCCAATGTCCCCCTTCCCAGGGGGAGAGCGGCTCCCAGGGGACACAGTACTCCCCAAGGGCCCTCCACTACAGGGGCCCCCCTACAAGAGTGAGGGTGCTGGAGGGGGACTACCCTTCACCACTGCTTTTTTTGGAGccaaaagcagctctgtgccccccagCACTGTTCCGCCTACCACCAGCCCACCTGATGAGCCTGCCGAGGGCAGCGGGGGCAGCTCAGCTGATGAGGAGCAGCTGGATACAGCTGACATCGCCTTCCAGGTGAAGGaacagctgctgaaacacaacatTGGGCAGAGGGTCTTTGGGCACTATGTGCTGGGGCTGTCACAGGGCTCTGTCAGTGAGATCCTGGCCCGGCCCAAGCCCTGGCGCAAGCTGACAGTGAAGGGCAAGGAGCCATTCATCAAGATGAAGCAGTTTCTCTCCGATGAGCAGAATGTACTGGCCCTGAGGACTATCCAGGTGCGCCAGAGAGGTGAGTGGTGGGGTGGCCCCAATGCCAGGTGCTGCCCCTAACTGCCCCTCTGCCACCACTGCACTCACACCTGAGCCCCATGGTGATGTATGGGGACACTGTGTGGAATCACCCATGGCATTCAAGGGTTGTCCCTAGTGGCCCCAGGCACTGCtctctgtggggcagggatgtcaCAATCCATGTGCTCCTGGATGAGCTTCACTCATTTAGTCTTCCATTGGGCTTCTTTGTGGTATACAAATGAACGTTTTGGAATATATTGTTAAAATAATCAAGTTCTAGTGCTGCAGGACTGTGGTACAGTGTTGTCACCATCATGGAATAACTCCTGGCTCTGGGAACAGTGGCTCCTCAGCAGTGCTCTGATTTGCCATGGTGGCATCTGATCCCATGTGTCCTCAACCAGGTGATGCTGTGTTGGAGACAAGAGCTGTCAGTAGGGGCTGGCGACCAATGAATGgtggtgtttttcttaaatccaGCATCCCTGAAAATAACTAAACATGAACAACAGTAAATGCTTCCTGACGTACAAGTGGAGCTTGTAGAACCAGTGCTGGTGACAAATCTCCTGTCATGCTTCTTTGATCAGGTAGCATCACACCGCGGATCAGAACGCCAGAAACCGGCTCTGATGATGCCATCAAAAACATCTTGGAGCAGGCAAAGAAGGAGATCGAGTCACAGAAGGGAGGTGCGTTCTGTCTATAGGTGTTTGGAGACTGTAGGCCACATATCCTTGGACCATCCCTTCCAGAAACAATTCTGAGACCTCAGGGTGGTTGTGAGGGTTGGAAGTGCTTCCTAGCTTCTCCCATCCATACACACAGCACTGGCCAAAATGGGTCTTTTTTGTCCATTTCTCCCATTGACATCCATAGAGATTTGAGAGATTGTGGAAAGAACTGCTGGTAAATattgctggaaagaaaacacctaTGCACAAGTGCACGTTGCCCTGTACCTGAGCTTTCAGAAACTTTGGacttttccatccttcctttccCTGAACAGATACTTAAATGAGAGCACACAATCCATGTGGTGTGAGGAATCATTAAGGCAGTTCTGCTCACAGTCAgtgatgagaaatgaaatgcattaaaacagGTAGTCTGCTGAGAAGGCAGAATCCTGGAGGATTACATCAGACAGCAATGGTGGAAAAACagtcagagaaaacaaacatgtttaCTGCCATCATTGGTAATGggatttattttgcagctgtcAGAATGGAATCACACTTAGGTACAGGAACGTTGTAGCTGCTTTCCCACCTCTCTGGCCAACTGCCCCCAGTTTTGTTGCTCTGAATGGTGCCAGTATGGTATGGgacatccctttggccagtttgggtcagctgtcctggctctgttccctcccagctccttgtgcacccccagctcctcactgtgGAGCAGCATGACGAGGTGAAAAGTCCTTGACTAAGTGTAAGCTCTGAACAGTTTCAGCCAAAACATGTGTGTTATCAGTGATACTCTCACCCTAAAACCAAAATATCcactagaaagaaaattaactccatTCCAGACAAAGGGCAGGAACAAAACTCAAAATGTCAAAGCCTTCCCTCCCTCCTAACCAGCAATTCTACGAGTTCTGCACCCAGCAGTTCCCTTCATTCCCCCTCTTTGCAGGTGAGCCCAAAAACCCATCAACATCTCAAGCAGTGACCAACGGGGCGggtggcagcagctcagaggacGCCATCAAGAGCATCCTGGAGCAGGCACGGCGGGAgatgcaggcacagcagcaggcactgctggaGATGGAGTCAGGGAGCAGCGGGCGGCCTGTGGGCACTCCACCCACTGAGCGTTCCACATTGGCCACAGTCAGCCAAAACATCGTCCCAGCCTATGTcaagcaggaggagggcagTGGGGCCAGCCCTGGCCCCCCGCAGACACCCCTTGCTGTCCTCTCACCTGCTGCCTTCGTGCAGAGCATCATCCGCAAGGTGAAGTCGGAGATTGGTGATGCTGGTTCTTATTTTGACCAGCACTGGGCATCAGAGCGCAGCCTGCTCAGCCGACCCTACACCTCTGTTTCGCCTTCactctcctcctcttcctcgaGCTACTCCAGCATGGCCAATGGACGAGGCTGGCCAAGGGGTGAGCCTGCTGAGAGTGGAGCCAATGAGgatgagctgccagcagctgaggatGAGCCACACCGATTGGCAGAGATGAAGGTGGAGGGTGCCGGCATGGAGCCGGTGACTGGTGGCCGGCTGTCCTACTACCCTGCCTATGTACCACGCACCCTGAAGCCCACCGTGCCTCCGCTGACCCCAGAGCAGTATGAGATGTACATGTACAGGGAGGTGGACACACTGGAGCTGACACGGCAGGTCAAGGAGAAGTTGGCCAAGAATGGCATCTGCCAGAGGATCTTTGGAGAGAAGGTACCAGCCCGGGGAACGGAGTCGGGTGTCCCCTTGGTGGGGTGGGAACTGTGCACATCAGTACCCAGGGCTGGCTGATGTCCTCTAGCACCTCCTGCCAGGGTCCTCACTGTGCCCCGGGGGTCCCCTCAGAGTCCTCAATGTCCAAGCCAACCCAGCAGTCTCCTGATGGCCACCACCAATTGATTGGTGGCACTGCCCACAGGGAAAGTGCTGTCCCCACAACCCATACCCAGTGGGTAGCCCTGAGGGTGATCCCACACCTGCACCAAGCACTGGGACTGAGGGATTTGGGCATACCATGGGGTGTGAGTACAAGACCTGTCCCCTCCATCCATCCTGCTCCTTGCCCCAGCGCGGCCGGGCTAGCGTCCTGTTCAGCAGGGACGATGGccaggcagcagcccagcacatAATGCCTGCACCGTACCCAGGTACTGGGCCTGTCCCAGGGCAGTGTGAGTGACATGCTGTCCCGGCCCAAGCCATGGAGTAAGCTGACGCAGAAGGGACGGGAGCCCTTCATCCGCATGCAGCTCTGGCTGACGGACCAGCTGGGGCAAGGCATCAGCCAGCAGCCGACTCCCTCCCAGGGTAAGTGCTGCCGCTGCCACATCCTTTGCTCCATAAACTTCCTAATGCCATTCCCATCCATCTCCCGCATCCTAATACAGGAGGATTTGGTCATGTCCTCATCCCACACAGCATCctctcagcaccagcagctgccccaggcTACCTGACATCacctgttcttccttctgtccaAAGCCGCCCCTCCGATACATCCAGCTCATTTCAACCCCCTTTAATTAGTATGTTAGACAAGACAGGGCTGTTGCACAGCTCCTCTAATGTTATTTTGTCAGAAATGGGTTTTGAAAGTCATCTagtcaaaaaaaagaaaaagaaaaatgcaacaaaaatcCTTGGCTTTGTGCCTGGAATAAAGAAGTAGTTGGGTTTTTATGTTAatattgtgttttctctctttaattaTTCCACTGTTGCCTCCTGCTCAGCCATAGATGCCGGAGAGGCTCTGCTGACTTTCTCCCTTTcaggaataataaataataattaataacagatgaataataaaaataaccttcatgttcctgctgccatcccctccCCTCATCCTTGTGGCCCTTTATTGGGTTTGAGCAGTGACCTCCCACTAGTGCCATTGACCCGTCCTCTCCCTGGTGccacacagccagccctgccgAGCCACAGCCATCCCCCTCGccgccccccagccccactgagcaCGAGAAAGGCTCGCAGGAGCCCCTTACCCTCACCCTGGAGAGCAGCAAGGAAAACCAGCAGCCCGAGGGCAGAGTGGTGGCAGGCAAGGCACACCCCAACAGCCAAGGCCCTGTGGGCATCCAGGAGATTGTCGCCATGTCCCCTGAGCTGGACACCTACTCCATCACCAAGAAGGTCAAGGAGGTGTTGACGGACAACAATTTAGGTGCGAGCGCCATTTTGGGAGAAGCTGGTGAGGCGAGTGGGTTCCTGGTTGACTGGCTCTGTTGACAAGGTGTTGGGTGATGATGTGGTGGGGTGGTGGAGTGATGGGTTGACATAGTGATGAGGTGAAAGGGTGGTGGGGTGATGGGATGGACATGCAGATGGGGTGACATGGTGGCAGGGTGGCAGGGTGATTGGGAAGTGGCTGGCTGGACAGTGGTGGGACTTGTCCCTCTCTAACcacctctgcttctcctctgccAGGCCAGCGGCTGTTTGGGGAGAGCATCCTGGGCCTGACGCAGGGCTCGGTGTCCGATCTCCTCTCCAGGCCCAAGCCATGGCACAAGCTGAGCCTGAAGGGGAGGGAGCCCTTTGTCCGCATGCAACTCTGGCTCAACGACCCCCACAACGTCGAAAAACTGCGTGACATGaagaagctggagaagaaaggtAAGCATGGGGGCTGGGTGGCAGTGGATGGGCAGGGTGGAAGGGGCTGAGCGGCACGCAGCTCTGTCTCCTCTCCTGCAGCCTACCTGAAGCGCCGGTATGGGCTGATGAGTGCTGGCTCAGACAGCGAGTCCCCTGGTGCCCGCTCTGAGTGTGCCAGCCCTGGCCTGCAGCCCCAGGACCTCAGCCTCCTGCAGATCAAGAAGCCACGGGTAGTGCTGGCTCCTGAGGAGAAAGAAGCCTTGAAGAAAGCCTACCAGCTAGAACCCTATCCCTCCCAGCAGACCATCGAGCTGCTCTCCTTCCAGCTCAACCTCAAGACCAACACCGTCATCAACTGGTTTCACAACTACAGGTATGGATGCTGctgaaacagcacaaagcaacCCTGAAGTGTGTCTTCGAATAATGATatctaaaacaacaacaaaaaaagcagtaggGGAAAATATGTGCAAAGGTGGGTGAGGTTGGAAGGCTGCAGGCTGGAAAGAGCCCaaaggatgagaggtaatggtCTTAAGTTTCAAGTTAGATAGTCAGAAAAATTTCTTCAACAGAAGAGTGGTCACATGCAGGAGTGGTCTGCCCAGAGagttgagtcactgtccctagaggtgttcaagaaacatgtagatgttgTGATTTAGTGGGGGAATAATGGTGGTaagtggacagttggactatcttggaggtcttttccagcactGGTGAATCCGTGACTCTCTGATTcatggtggggttgggttgggtttggacatgatgatctttaGGGGTCTTTatcaacattaatgattctatgattctatcattctgtgaaTGACAAGTTGGGTTTTTTATGTTTGAAGCACTCAATACAATACCTGCCTGTTGATGTTTTTCCCAGCTGGCATGATCACTCACACCCTGTGTTTGTGCCCCACAGGTCACGGATGCGCCGGGAGATGCTGGTGGAGGGCACGCAAGACAATGACACGGACCCAGAGCAGAGTAGTGGGGCAGCTGGCCCAAGGCCCAGggccccacacagccctgacTCGGATGCCGAGGACCGAAAACCCCTTTTCAGTGGGGGCGAGCACTCTTGCACTGTTGAGGTGAAGGTGAAAGAGGAGCAGGGGGAGGTGGGCAGCTGGAGCCACCGGCGGGACTCGCATAGCCCGGTCGGGACAGCAGAAAGCACTGGACCCCCACAAGAGGAGCGAGGAGGAGCCCCCCATGCTGCTTCCCCCAGCACTGGCAGCCTCCCACGGCGGGGAGGCCGAGCCAGGGCCTCTGGAGgtcctccaccaccaccaccaccactgcaTCCCGACCCTGGTGGCTCGCAGTCATCAGCCAACTCATCCCGCTGTAGCCTGGAGGTGTCCCCCAGCTCGCCTTCCGCTGCCTCCTCGCCTGGCCTTGCTGGTTCAGCCTCACCAGGGCCATCTTCTGCTGGGCCAGTCTCGCCAGCACTGCCTCCAGCCCCATGTCCCCGGCTCAGCACCAGCGTCCAGCGACGTCATGAGAAGATGGCCAACCTCAACAACATCATTCACCGCCTGGAGCGAGCTGCCAACCGCGAGGAGGTCCTCGAGTGGGAGTTCTGAGCTGCCTTCCAGACACACACATCTCTCTATATTTTGTTAAACTCAGCGTGCACCGAGAGGTGGGACCTGCAATGGTGTCCACGAAGCCGCCCCAGCTTTGTTTTCAATGTGAAAAACTGGGAACgattttagaaaagaaaaagaaaaaaaatatttatagacctcttttagatattttaataaaaggatACTTTGGAATTTATTAACAGCTTAAGCTGCTTTGATATTAAAGATAGCTATAAAATCAAGATGATGTAGCAGTTGTGTCATTAAATGTACACTGAAGTCTTGTAGTTTGCCACTGgatgagattaaaaacaaacaaagaaaacagaaaaaaaaccaacccacagAAAAGACTTACTGAGCAAAGCCATCAAGAAGCACTATGAGACTGACCAAATTTGATAAACTTTTGCATAGCAGTTTTCCACATCTGTCTGTAAGACACTGCATCGCTTCTGCCCCATCCAGAGACTGTGTTATAGTCCATGAAGACTCTAAATCAGAAACCTTGACGCCATCGAGTATGTATTTAGTTCTGGTGGTATGTTTTTGAAACCTTTGTAACACAGAATGTCACGTGCAGTTGTATATGTTGTAGAAATGTCTGCAATAGCCTTCTGGAACAAGACTTAGCATGGTGCAAATGCGGTCCCTCGCGCTCCCTCAAGTCAGTAGCTGGTGCTGGCCCTGAGCAATAACAGCACtcagaaaagagaggaaaaaggcaaaacagaccCAAGTGAAGCAAACTGTCTCTGATTGTGGTGGTGATGGGAAGAGGCACCTGGGTTTGAcacctggagcagctccagctggctTGGGATAGCATTCGGGGTCCCCATGCTCTACTGTCatatggaaaatgaaatcactGGTGCCTAGGGACTACAAAAGCCAGGACATGCCCTGCTTGGGGTTCTCCCTACACCATGTCCAGCTTTGGGGGCTGAAGCACTTTTTTAGTTTGGAGGCTTTGGGATGTGGGCAGGGGGAGCATCCCCTTGCCATGGCCATGTCCTGTTTCTGCAGCCACATCCCATTGTCATGGCCTTGTCTCCTTGCCATGATCGCATCCTATTGTCATGGCCATGTCCCAAAGCAGTGGCTATGTCTCAGTGAGCTGGGACAAGCCTGGAGGAGTGTCAAGCCATGCTCCTGCTTGGGGCTGAGTTGGGCAAAGCAGTGTTGCCTTGCAACTGACCTAGTGCAAagccacagcagtgctgctatGGCACTCCAACACTAAGATCGCATCTAAGCGCATGGGTGCTCCCATCTCACTGCCCCAACTAACAAAATGCCTTTAGAAGAGGAGGGTGGGTTGTTCTATACTGTTTCCTGTCCATCCCGTTTCTCAATGCATTTTGCAAGCACCAAGAACGTGGTGTACTGTGCTCCGGCCATCCCCTCTGCCATCTGTCACCTGATGAGAGGCACTATGGGGCCGTGGGGGAGAGCTCGATGCCAGCTCTGAGGCTATGCATTGACTTGTTTTCCACTGTAGACATTTTTTATCAGAATAGAAGGTATTTTTATACTCTGGTGGTAGTCAGGGAGCAATTCCAAAAGCAAGCTCAGCTTTGCACCGGCGCGAGCTCCCTGAGGTCACCCTGATGCCACCGTGCTGCTGAAGGCCGAGGCGTACCCATTGCCGACTGTTCTCCGTAGTGTGCTTGTGTTAGCTTTAGTGGAACGGGATTTGATGAAGCACTTAGGGTAGACTCTGGAACATGGAAATCCTGTTGTACTAAAAGCTAGTGGGACATCCTGATCACATTTTGTTATAGGCTCATGTACTGTACTTCAAAAGTTTCTATGAGATCGATGAACTTTGTTAACAATTTTGGAAGGAACAAGTTCTGTAAAGAGCCACTAAATACAGAAGTTGGATAAGACTCTTGGCGTCATGGTGTGTTTCTTTGCAGGACCTGAGACGTGCGGTGGTGTCTCCCACTGAGTTTCACCCCTTGCATTGGTTTTTGGGGCTCTTGCAGACATCAATATCACTCCATGGGGAAAAAGGGGATGTCTGTGGGGTTGGTTCAGCTTGAGGTGCAGTCTTGCCCCATGGCAGCATGTGTCCCTGGTACTTGGTTCCAGTCTGTGTCCACTTTGGCTTCCATTGGGAGCCACCTGACCTTACAGAGCTCAGCATCCCCCTGTGATTTTGTAGCTACTACCACAAGGTGGGGAGGTTTGGCATGTGATGAATTAATAAATCCACATGTTGCGTATCTGTTTAAGCTTGTTTGTCGACTAACACATTgggaaggatttatttttaatgaatatctgAACACCTTGAAAAGCTCAGCCAGCTGCCATGGAAACCACAGCGGCTGCATTCTCCATCTGGATGCAGGGGGACGTCACCTCAGCTGCCCTCTGTGAGCCAGAATGCCATGCAGGATGGCAGTGCCACCTATGTGACAGCagggtccccatccctgtgtaACACCAGCCCCAGTGAAGGGATGGGTATTTTGTCCTGGCTCAGTGAAACACAGCCTTGGCAAAAGTCTGGGGAGACAGGGGGCACCACAGGATGCTGCCCATGAGTTGGATTTTAGCAGGGCGCTTTAATGAGGATGGGAGCTAATGGAAACATTTGGCTGTTGGAGCTCAGATTgtcggggaaaaaaaataaactctgcAGCTTGTTTGCAGACAATCTGACTTCCATATGACGACACTCCCACTCTTAGCAATGCTGCAGTCATTCATGTATGTGTGGATAGCAGTGGGGAACAGCTCATTACTTCATCCCTGTCCTTACCAGTTCAGCTTCCACGGCACAACCACACAGATCTGAGGCCCTCAGGACTCTGATGTGAGATTTCTGTCCCTCCAAAAGCAATTGCTATGCCATCCCTACTTGAGACCAACATGATGTCCTGAAGGCCCATGAGTGACACCATCCCATTCTATCCCCAACTCCCATCCCATGCCCAGCCACAACTCCATTCCCGACCTCATCCTTCAGGACCTTCTTTCATAAATGAGTCGAATGTGCAAACGATAAGGAGGCCATGAGGGAATTCCTGaagcaatatttatttcagaaaaagaacttGAGCCAGAGTTCTGAGAAGTCAAATGGAGATGGGGCTACTTGGCCCAACCCAGGGTGCCTCTCACTCCCAGATCTAAGGAGCAAACCCAGGAGGGGAGGGATTCAACAGCTTTAGTGAAGGAGGAGCTGGTGGAGCTGGTGGGATGTCTAACAACAGCAGTCACTGCACCAGCTGGGATGTCACAGAGTCCTTGGGCCAGCAGAATGGATACGAACAAGAGAAATGCCTGCATGAGACCCTAAGGCTCCAATGGTAGCCATGCTCTGCTTGCGCACATGAATCACTCTGCTCCCCCCGCTGCTGACACACACATTCCTGTTCATCGCTGTGACACTTCCCCTTTGTGACACTAGCCCTAAAATATCTGTCCTGGAGCCCTGGAGGATGTGGCTGGGTGCAAGCAACTCCACTGCAGAGTGAATTGAAGGACCAGGATCCTGCTGGGTGCCAGCAGCACGCAAACATGAAGCCACAGTGGCTGTTGTGCTTGGCACTGTGCTGCTAGGGAAGTGCTCGTGTGCTTGTTCTACAAACCACatcctgctggagcagagggatgCCGTGGGGCTCAGCTGGCCTTAGGGAGGGGAAGGCAGTTCCTGCTCTCTGGCAGTACAACACCTGTCCAAACCCTCCGCAGAATCCTTGCATCTGGAGGTCCCAGAGCACCCAGCTCAGCACTTGCTCCCAGGAGCTGTGAGTTCTATAAAGGGGACTGAAATTGCACTGAAGACACTCCATGCCCTCAGGGCCTCTCAGGGCCGGTGCTGGCACTGCCGGTGCTGCCAGTCCTGCCGCAGCTGGGCCACCTCCCTCCCGTACCGCTCGTGCAGACGGCAGAACGCCGAGATCTCAGCCGTCCCGGTGTCACCGCTGGATGCTCGC includes the following:
- the CUX2 gene encoding homeobox protein cut-like 2 isoform X7, giving the protein MAADVGSMLRYRTRFDVRRLQVIALSKRSKEAETAFLSVCKQLIEAPDPAPVLLQRLEPENPPLKDLSCPWKKYPELLSTKEQREGPLTAAGLTAAETTLPDIDSKVLLAETLLQRNEAEKQKGLQEAQLTLAMRLGEAEEKIKVLHSALKATQTELLELRCKYDEEAASKADEVAMIMTNLEKANQRAEAAQREVESLREQLAAVNSSLRLACCSPQGAAGDKANYSMCSGSRLEAALAAKDREILRLLKDIQHLQSSLQELEESSANQIAELEGQLASKNEAIEKLEEKLQAQADYEEIKTELSILKAMKVASASCSLPQGISKPEDSLLLGKEAFYPQQKYLLEKPSLMASTEEDPSEDESGKDPLGMEQAFPSPQQLPQPPADEPASPAPLPAVPGPGLAPEGPRTFPMSPFPGGERLPGDTVLPKGPPLQGPPYKSEGAGGGLPFTTAFFGAKSSSVPPSTVPPTTSPPDEPAEGSGGSSADEEQLDTADIAFQVKEQLLKHNIGQRVFGHYVLGLSQGSVSEILARPKPWRKLTVKGKEPFIKMKQFLSDEQNVLALRTIQVRQRGSITPRIRTPETGSDDAIKNILEQAKKEIESQKGGEPKNPSTSQAVTNGAGGSSSEDAIKSILEQARREMQAQQQALLEMESGSSGRPVGTPPTERSTLATVSQNIVPAYVKQEEGSGASPGPPQTPLAVLSPAAFVQSIIRKVKSEIGDAGSYFDQHWASERSLLSRPYTSVSPSLSSSSSSYSSMANGRGWPRGEPAESGANEDELPAAEDEPHRLAEMKVEGAGMEPVTGGRLSYYPAYVPRTLKPTVPPLTPEQYEMYMYREVDTLELTRQVKEKLAKNGICQRIFGEKVLGLSQGSVSDMLSRPKPWSKLTQKGREPFIRMQLWLTDQLGQGISQQPTPSQASPAEPQPSPSPPPSPTEHEKGSQEPLTLTLESSKENQQPEGRVVAGKAHPNSQGPVGIQEIVAMSPELDTYSITKKVKEVLTDNNLGQRLFGESILGLTQGSVSDLLSRPKPWHKLSLKGREPFVRMQLWLNDPHNVEKLRDMKKLEKKAYLKRRYGLMSAGSDSESPGARSECASPGLQPQDLSLLQIKKPRVVLAPEEKEALKKAYQLEPYPSQQTIELLSFQLNLKTNTVINWFHNYRSRMRREMLVEGTQDNDTDPEQSSGAAGPRPRAPHSPDSDAEDRKPLFSGGEHSCTVEVKVKEEQGEVGSWSHRRDSHSPVGTAESTGPPQEERGGAPHAASPSTGSLPRRGGRARASGGPPPPPPPLHPDPGGSQSSANSSRCSLEVSPSSPSAASSPGLAGSASPGPSSAGPVSPALPPAPCPRLSTSVQRRHEKMANLNNIIHRLERAANREEVLEWEF
- the CUX2 gene encoding homeobox protein cut-like 2 isoform X4 codes for the protein MHLDIRKGIHLLSPCNNTTAIPSCLFDDPAPVLLQRLEPENPPLKDLSCPWKKYPELLSTKEQREGPLTAAGLTAAETTLPDIDSKVLLAETLLQRNEAEKQKGLQEAQLTLAMRLGEAEEKIKVLHSALKATQTELLELRCKYDEEAASKADEVAMIMTNLEKANQRAEAAQREVESLREQLAAVNSSLRLACCSPQGAAGVSSSYSIGEHPSCSGWEHPLQVLEAVIAADKANYSMCSGSRLEAALAAKDREILRLLKDIQHLQSSLQELEESSANQIAELEGQLASKNEAIEKLEEKLQAQADYEEIKTELSILKAMKVASASCSLPQGISKPEDSLLLGKEAFYPQQKYLLEKPSLMASTEEDPSEDESGKDPLGMEQAFPSPQQLPQPPADEPASPAPLPAVPGPGLAPEGPRTFPMSPFPGGERLPGDTVLPKGPPLQGPPYKSEGAGGGLPFTTAFFGAKSSSVPPSTVPPTTSPPDEPAEGSGGSSADEEQLDTADIAFQVKEQLLKHNIGQRVFGHYVLGLSQGSVSEILARPKPWRKLTVKGKEPFIKMKQFLSDEQNVLALRTIQVRQRGSITPRIRTPETGSDDAIKNILEQAKKEIESQKGGEPKNPSTSQAVTNGAGGSSSEDAIKSILEQARREMQAQQQALLEMESGSSGRPVGTPPTERSTLATVSQNIVPAYVKQEEGSGASPGPPQTPLAVLSPAAFVQSIIRKVKSEIGDAGSYFDQHWASERSLLSRPYTSVSPSLSSSSSSYSSMANGRGWPRGEPAESGANEDELPAAEDEPHRLAEMKVEGAGMEPVTGGRLSYYPAYVPRTLKPTVPPLTPEQYEMYMYREVDTLELTRQVKEKLAKNGICQRIFGEKVLGLSQGSVSDMLSRPKPWSKLTQKGREPFIRMQLWLTDQLGQGISQQPTPSQASPAEPQPSPSPPPSPTEHEKGSQEPLTLTLESSKENQQPEGRVVAGKAHPNSQGPVGIQEIVAMSPELDTYSITKKVKEVLTDNNLGASAILGEAGQRLFGESILGLTQGSVSDLLSRPKPWHKLSLKGREPFVRMQLWLNDPHNVEKLRDMKKLEKKAYLKRRYGLMSAGSDSESPGARSECASPGLQPQDLSLLQIKKPRVVLAPEEKEALKKAYQLEPYPSQQTIELLSFQLNLKTNTVINWFHNYRSRMRREMLVEGTQDNDTDPEQSSGAAGPRPRAPHSPDSDAEDRKPLFSGGEHSCTVEVKVKEEQGEVGSWSHRRDSHSPVGTAESTGPPQEERGGAPHAASPSTGSLPRRGGRARASGGPPPPPPPLHPDPGGSQSSANSSRCSLEVSPSSPSAASSPGLAGSASPGPSSAGPVSPALPPAPCPRLSTSVQRRHEKMANLNNIIHRLERAANREEVLEWEF